A portion of the Marinobacter alexandrii genome contains these proteins:
- a CDS encoding DUF805 domain-containing protein produces MKISQLLSWKGEIKRKHYLTWGIILFAIKYNLDRLIALSFDRNWYIIDYYLRVDELSNLETGTTAFNFYLALLISSLPFLWSGTVLCLKRIRNANLSPALVLLFFIPYLNFILFIVLASLPEKKQKGESKENYLKRMLPDNKLGSALISVGVAVIITFILAFLFVEQMGNYGWSLFVGLPFLMGYLSVYLYGRRNPISFKEASMLSLTVVMVFCGTTFILAFEGIICLAMGFPILFVVAWIGAIIAYAIQDHHKAATYSFPIIFVLIAGLIEAEIESSPPVHSVSTTVIIEADKQSIWNELVAFSEIDSPKEFLFKTGIAYPTHAEIIGTGVGAIRECHFTTGYFKEPITIWNEPELLRFDVAQQPPPMTEWSFHEKLHVPHLDGYFRSIEGQFKLIQESNGTVLLEGTTWYTHDIWPGFYWTLWSDHILHKIHYRVLNHIKEKVE; encoded by the coding sequence ATGAAGATATCACAACTACTTTCCTGGAAGGGTGAAATAAAAAGAAAGCATTACCTCACTTGGGGTATTATTCTATTTGCTATTAAGTACAATTTAGATCGATTAATCGCGCTAAGCTTTGATCGAAATTGGTATATCATTGACTATTACTTGCGAGTAGATGAGTTATCCAACCTCGAAACTGGAACAACAGCATTTAATTTTTATCTCGCTTTATTAATATCCTCATTGCCATTCTTATGGTCTGGTACAGTCCTCTGCCTCAAAAGAATTCGTAATGCAAACTTGTCTCCAGCTTTAGTTTTGCTCTTCTTTATTCCCTATCTCAACTTCATACTTTTCATAGTTCTCGCTTCGCTTCCTGAGAAAAAACAAAAAGGAGAATCTAAAGAAAACTACCTGAAGCGCATGTTGCCAGACAATAAACTTGGAAGTGCACTTATATCGGTTGGCGTGGCAGTTATCATTACTTTCATACTTGCCTTTCTTTTTGTGGAACAGATGGGTAATTATGGATGGAGTCTTTTTGTTGGTTTACCATTTCTCATGGGGTATTTATCAGTCTACTTATACGGAAGACGAAATCCGATATCATTCAAGGAAGCTTCGATGCTAAGCTTGACAGTTGTTATGGTGTTTTGTGGTACTACATTCATCCTTGCTTTTGAAGGCATTATTTGCTTAGCCATGGGATTCCCAATCTTGTTTGTTGTTGCATGGATAGGAGCAATAATTGCATACGCAATTCAGGATCACCATAAAGCAGCGACTTACAGCTTTCCGATCATTTTTGTTTTAATCGCTGGATTGATTGAAGCAGAAATCGAAAGTTCCCCTCCTGTCCATTCCGTTTCGACTACAGTAATCATAGAAGCCGACAAACAATCTATTTGGAATGAATTGGTTGCTTTTTCCGAAATAGATTCTCCCAAGGAATTCCTTTTCAAAACAGGAATAGCCTATCCTACTCATGCTGAAATCATTGGTACTGGTGTAGGTGCAATACGTGAATGCCATTTTACCACCGGCTATTTTAAAGAGCCAATAACCATATGGAATGAGCCTGAACTCCTAAGGTTTGATGTTGCCCAACAACCACCTCCAATGACAGAGTGGTCATTTCATGAGAAGCTACATGTCCCACATCTTGATGGTTATTTTCGATCTATTGAAGGTCAATTCAAATTAATTCAAGAATCCAACGGAACTGTACTTCTTGAAGGAACAACATGGTACACGCATGATATTTGGCCTGGATTTTATTGGACGCTATGGTCTGACCATATACTTCACAAGATACATTATAGAGTCTTGAATCATATTAAAGAGAAGGTCGAGTGA
- a CDS encoding biopolymer transporter ExbD, which yields MIRLKKPKSEPKVSAGSMADIAFLLLIFFLVATTLMQDKGLMLQLPPDVPPTETPINERNLFKIRINSKNQFLIEEKVVDDLHNLKEEIMDFVLNPNSNPSLSVSPDKAIISIKTQRGTSYANFIDVLDEVKEAYYTMYGDRVGLSSKEFRALDKKNPSQNELYLIAREGLPMNISIAEPDKIN from the coding sequence ATGATCAGATTAAAGAAGCCTAAATCAGAACCCAAAGTGTCTGCAGGATCGATGGCAGATATCGCATTTCTATTGCTGATATTCTTTCTTGTAGCAACAACACTTATGCAAGACAAAGGCCTCATGTTGCAACTACCGCCGGATGTCCCTCCTACAGAAACACCAATCAACGAAAGAAATCTTTTCAAGATTAGAATTAACTCAAAAAATCAATTTCTCATTGAAGAGAAGGTTGTTGATGATCTACATAACCTAAAAGAAGAAATCATGGATTTTGTATTAAATCCAAACTCGAATCCTTCACTGTCTGTGTCACCAGATAAAGCCATCATTTCAATAAAAACTCAGCGTGGTACATCTTACGCAAATTTCATAGATGTATTGGATGAAGTGAAGGAAGCTTACTACACCATGTATGGTGATCGAGTTGGACTTTCATCGAAAGAATTTAGAGCACTTGACAAGAAGAATCCATCACAAAATGAGCTTTATCTGATAGCTCGTGAAGGCCTTCCTATGAATATTTCAATTGCAGAACCTGATAAAATCAATTAA
- a CDS encoding biopolymer transporter ExbD, protein MRLKKRTKAETEISTASMPDIVFLLLFFFMVSATIKTEDEKLKVTIPKAEAITKVEKKFLIRELHVGFPKNQKLGSAPKISADGKFLELNALSNWVQEQKTSLGEAYSDQMIVLLRAHEDVDMGIIGDIQSELRKNNARKILYRTLEES, encoded by the coding sequence ATGAGACTTAAGAAAAGAACAAAGGCTGAAACCGAAATATCCACGGCCTCCATGCCTGATATAGTATTCCTATTACTCTTCTTCTTTATGGTATCGGCAACAATCAAGACTGAAGATGAAAAACTAAAGGTTACCATTCCCAAGGCGGAAGCAATCACGAAAGTGGAAAAGAAGTTTCTAATCCGTGAACTCCATGTGGGTTTTCCGAAAAATCAAAAGTTGGGATCAGCTCCAAAAATATCAGCAGACGGAAAATTTCTTGAACTGAACGCACTTAGTAATTGGGTGCAAGAACAAAAAACAAGCTTAGGAGAAGCATATAGTGATCAGATGATTGTTCTTCTACGTGCTCATGAAGATGTTGACATGGGAATTATTGGAGACATCCAAAGTGAACTGAGAAAAAACAATGCAAGAAAAATTCTTTACAGGACGCTGGAAGAAAGTTAA
- a CDS encoding thioesterase family protein codes for MYTHETEIRVRYADTDKMGFAYYGNYPKYYEIARVEGFRALGFPYKEMEIGGVGMPVLSMNVKYHGPARYDDLLMVKLIIPEMPRARMKFLYEIRNEEGKLINTGETVLAFMNMETGRPVKMPLRMEESISPFFKD; via the coding sequence ATGTACACCCACGAGACAGAAATAAGAGTACGATACGCTGATACAGATAAAATGGGGTTCGCTTATTACGGTAACTACCCAAAATATTATGAGATCGCTCGTGTAGAAGGCTTTAGGGCTTTAGGGTTTCCATATAAAGAGATGGAGATCGGGGGTGTTGGTATGCCTGTATTATCAATGAATGTCAAATATCATGGACCTGCACGGTATGATGACTTGCTTATGGTCAAGCTGATCATCCCCGAAATGCCCCGTGCCCGAATGAAATTTCTGTACGAAATAAGAAATGAGGAAGGAAAGCTCATCAATACTGGAGAAACTGTTTTAGCATTCATGAATATGGAGACTGGCAGGCCTGTGAAAATGCCTTTGCGAATGGAAGAATCAATTTCTCCTTTTTTCAAGGACTAA
- a CDS encoding sigma-70 family RNA polymerase sigma factor, with amino-acid sequence MPDHNADIEQERIWIEKSKKDTSAFKPLYEKYYDSLFRFFVRRTDDEALSADLCSTTFFKSLDNLNKYEWQGKPFGAWLFRIAQNELRKHYRDAKPIFVIEEDKLNCWEEINQLPKPDYLQSLIDLLDDLPEDDLRLLELKFFEMCSFEEISALMGIGVSATKMRLYRLLDKLKKRLIKEDDKARL; translated from the coding sequence ATGCCAGATCATAATGCTGATATCGAGCAAGAGCGAATCTGGATTGAAAAATCCAAGAAGGATACCTCTGCATTTAAGCCTCTGTATGAAAAATACTACGATTCACTTTTTAGGTTTTTTGTTCGTCGGACTGATGATGAAGCACTTAGTGCAGATTTGTGTTCCACGACATTCTTCAAGTCCCTTGACAACCTGAATAAATATGAATGGCAAGGAAAGCCGTTCGGGGCATGGCTGTTTAGAATAGCTCAGAATGAGTTGAGGAAGCATTACAGAGATGCAAAACCGATTTTTGTTATTGAAGAAGACAAGCTGAATTGTTGGGAAGAAATCAATCAGTTGCCAAAACCTGACTACCTGCAATCGCTTATTGATCTTCTGGACGATCTTCCAGAAGATGATTTGAGGTTGTTGGAGTTGAAATTCTTTGAGATGTGTAGCTTCGAAGAGATTAGTGCTTTGATGGGTATTGGGGTAAGTGCTACCAAGATGCGGTTATACCGTTTATTAGATAAGCTGAAGAAACGTTTGATAAAGGAAGATGACAAAGCGAGACTTTAG